The following coding sequences are from one Archocentrus centrarchus isolate MPI-CPG fArcCen1 chromosome 4, fArcCen1, whole genome shotgun sequence window:
- the LOC115779617 gene encoding spore coat protein SP65-like, with protein TAAPATTVGATTIGPTTAAPATTAAPATTVAPPTIAAPATTVGATTAAPATTVAPATTTAPATTVAPAATADPATTTAPATTAAPATTVGATTVGPTTAAPATTAAPATTAAPATTVGATTAAPATTVAPATTAAPATTAAPATTTARTTTAGPTTTTAPATTAAPATTVGATTAAPATTVGATTAAPATTIGAATAAPATTAAATTAAIAAATTAATTAATTAATTTGATPAAATTTSPSTTATSSTTATGTTTAGTTAVTATTAAPTSSSSVAQSSTAKTTTSNATSSRLGFIHLLLGILLFILI; from the coding sequence acagctgccccagctacaaccgttgGAGCTACAACCATTGgacctacaacagctgccccagctacaacagctgccccagctaccaccgttGCCCCACCTACAatagctgccccagctaccaccgttggagctacaacagctgccccagctaccaccgttgccccagctaccacaACTGCCCCTGCTACCACCGTTGCCCCAGCTGCCACAGCTGACCCAGCTACCACcactgccccagctacaacagctgccccagctacaaccgttggagctacaaccgttggacctacaacagctgccccagctacaacagctgccccagctaccacagctgccccagctaccaccgttGGAgctaccacagctgccccagctaccaccgttgccccagctaccacagctgccccagctaccaccgcagccccagctacaacaaCTGCCCGAACTACCACCGCAGGCCCAACTACAACaactgccccagctaccaccgcagCCCCAGCCACCACAGTTGGAGCTACCACCGCAGCCCCAGCCACCACCGTTGGAGCTACCACCGCAGCCCCAGCCACCACCATTGGAGCTGCCACTGCAGCCCCAGCCACCACCGCCGCAGCCACCACCGCAGCTATCGCCGCAGCTACCACCGCAGCCACCACCGCAGCCACCACCGCAGCTACAACCACTGGAGCTACACCCGCTGCAGCTACCACCACCTCCCCATCTACAACTGCTACATCTAGCACCACAGCCACAGGCACAACCACTGCAGGTACTACAGCAGTCACAGCTACAACTGCAGCCCCAACATCCTCCAGCTCAGTGGCCCAGTCATCCACAGCTAAAACAACTACAAGTAATGCAACTTCTAGCAGACTAGGTTTTATCCATTTGCTGCTTGGAATTCTTCTCTTCATTCTTATTTAG
- the LOC115779618 gene encoding protein PELPK1-like: protein LPQLPQLPQLPPLPQLPQLPQLPPLPLPPQPQLQQLPQLQPQPQLQPLPELQQLPQLPPQPQLPPQPQLQQLPQPQLQPLELQPLDLQQQPQLQPLPQLQQLPQLPPLPQLPQLPQLPPLPQLPQLPQLPPLPQLQQLPQLPPQPQLPPQPQLPPQ, encoded by the exons ttgccccagctaccacagctgccccagctaccaccgttgccccagctaccacagctgccccagctaccaccgctaccc ctaccaccgcagccccagctacaacagctgccccagctacaaccgcagccccagctacaaccgctGCCcgagctacaacagctgccccagctaccaccgcagCCACAGCTACCACcgcagccccagctacaacagct accgcagccccagctacaaccgttgGAGCTACAACCGTTGGACCTACAACAgcagccccagctacaaccgttgccccagctacaacagctgccccagctaccaccgttgccccagctaccacagctgccccagctaccaccgttgccccagctaccacagctgccccag ctaccaccgctgccccagctacaacagctgccccagctaccaccgcagccccagctaccaccgcagccccagctaccaccgcag
- the LOC115779619 gene encoding phospholipase A2 inhibitor and Ly6/PLAUR domain-containing protein-like: MKLITSLILLWALSSTAGALQCQNSTSATCSNLVSCSSETMCVTATILAFSSGTSVTQIYKGCASSSLCLATGNQTFSVNLGVQSALASAMCCNTDNCNSETLAPPALQSNNGRVCNVCDPSTSQCTSTLQCQGVEEQCFESMMNSNAKIFPAFGCASKNLCLAAMSLRSLPFMQNVGNIIDGPKCFPSTTTAAPTTTTTPATSAAGTTIGDTTVAPATTLPQLPPLPQVPQLPQLPQLPQLPLLL; this comes from the exons ATGAAATTGATCACTTCTCTGATTCTCCTCTGGGCACTCTCCAGCACAG CTGGAGCCCTTCAGTGTCAAAACAGCACAAGTGCAACTTGTTCAAACCTAGTTTCATGTTCCTCAGAGACGATGTGTGTCACAGCTACAATTCTAG CTTTTTCATCTGGAACTTCAGTAACACAAATCTACAAGGGATGTGCATCTTCCTCCCTGTGTCTAGCCACGGGGAATCAGACATTTTCAGTTAATCTGGGTGTTCAAAGTGCTCTCGCATCTGCCATGTGCTGCAACACTGATAACTGCAACTCAGAAACTCTGGCTC CCCCTGCTCTTCAGTCAAATAATGGTCGAGTTTGTAATGTTTGTGACCCCTCCACCTCTCAATGCACTTCTACATTACAATGTCAGGGAGTCGAGGAGCAATGTTTTGAATCAATGA tGAACAGCAACGCCAAAATTTTTCCCGCTTTTGGCTGTGCATCTAAAAACCTGTGTCTAGCTGCTATGAGCCTGCGTTCTCTGCCTTTCATGCAAAACGTTGGTAACATAATCGATGGACCAAAGTGTTTTCCATCTACAACAACTGCAGCACCAACAACCACCACAACCCCAGCTACAAGTGCAGCAGGTACAACCATTGGAGATACAACcgttgccccagctacaacc ctgccccagctaccaccgttGCCCCAAgtaccacagctgccccagctaccacagctgccccagctaccactgCTGCTatag